The sequence below is a genomic window from Hydractinia symbiolongicarpus strain clone_291-10 chromosome 10, HSymV2.1, whole genome shotgun sequence.
ACTACAGAGAAAAATCTGGTTGCTCTAAACCTCAATGTCGTAGAATGCATATATGTCTTAAATTTTGCATTGGCGAATGCACCAACTTGAATTGCGCTTTTTCGCATAATTTGAAAGACAAACACAACTTAGCAGTTCTTAGGTGCTTTTCGCTGCACAAGATATGGCATAAGAATAAGTCTACCGAAAAAGTATTTATTctatcaaatattttgttttcaaagaTGAGTCATACATATCccaaaaaacaaactttgagATATGCATCTACTGGAGATATTGTAGAACGGAATCCAATATACCACTCCACCTTAAGTTTATCTGAGAATAATGTGGTTAAAGAATCCCAAAGTGATTTACAGGAGGACAAAGGCAGTGTTGAATCGGAAGAGGAAGAAAGCATTGAATCGGAAGATGAGGTACCAAGAGAGAAGGATGTATTTGATTgcattcttaaaaataaatcagATGGTATTTGTTTAATATCTGATGTATCCACCCTCCTTAACCTGGATAATGAAGAATCTACGCTGTCATGGTTACAAGACCACGAACACACATTTCGAATTGTCACAACTCCAAGCAATGAGAGACATGTTTATTTGTTTCTCGCAGAAGTGCGACCGTGTTATAAATATTGGCAGATGAATGTCGGGTGTACAAAGCCTGATTGTAAAATGTTTCATATATGTCAAGCATTTCTATCAGGGAAGTCGCATAATATGCGCACTTGTAAATTGAACCATAACCTGAAAGATCCACGAGAAAAGAAGCTCATGCAACAGTTGGAATGGTCTGTGAATGAGGATCAATTATTACTATTACTTAAAATGCGATATCCATACGTTTGTTCATATTATACAAAGGAGAATTGTGAATATGGTGAAGATTTGTGTCCCAATCTACATGTTTGTATCGATTTTATGGAAGGTAATTGAAAGAAGCAAGGTCTCTGCCGTTTTAAACATGACAGTGCTTTTTCTGGCAAACAAGCAATAAGGTTGATGAAAGAATATCAAATAGATGACGACAATTTTCGAACTTGTGTTATCATACCAGACTCAAGTGAAGTAGAAATAAAAACCGATGCTACGTCACTTGGTAAGTTCCACCTGCAGTTTAAGAACTTTATAATGTGTTTAGTGGACATAGTGTAATGCCAATATCGTTTTTTGTATAGATGTGTTTGATTGGCTAAAACAAGAAGGGATATGCCGAAACTTTTTAGTCGATAAATGTTCCTCAGAAATGAATTGTCATTTGGTTCACCCACCCACAAAATCACCATATCTTTGGCAGTATAAAAAAGCATGCAACAATGAAGTCTGGAACAACTTTTCAAACGAAATTAATTCGAGCATTGAGAAGAAATACTGTGACCCATCTGCTTCCCAGTTTGTGtatgaaaatgttatttttaattttttaaacaaacaaaaaattattgccCTAATAGTTGTAATTTTGATTAAAATTACGTTGAATTTTAATCGCCTaaactatttattttttctatgaGAGCTTCCAATTGCAAAAATATACACtgcatttaatttaaaaaaacaatacgtAACCAAGAATGCTCGCTAAATTTATAACTCGAAAATGCTCTCCCTAATATCTTTTCGCGAATGTACATTTCTGTTAGTGCTCTATAACCTTTTCTAACCAATTTAGAAACGGAAATCTCCACATAATGTTCTCCTCTGGCATATCTCCTTGTGGCACATATGACGGATATAACGTCACTGTACGTCGATTGTCCACCATGTCAGCTGTACAGACAGCCGCGGAGGAAGCTTTTATATCAACTGAGTGGAAATGGTATTGGCAAATGAATGTAGAAAAGTGGGAAGAATACAAGCACAATGTAAGCAAGTTaacgtgtttttctttttccttacaTACTGGAGTTAGAGCTCTCTTGAAAGATGTTGTTCATTGTCGCCAACCCCGACCCATTGCCTCCAAACTACCTTTTATCAGAACATTGAGACGAATAATAAACAGAACACGAGCGCTGTGGAAGCTGTTGCATTGTCGCGACAAGTctaacaatcacacataatACACTTTTCATTAGAACGCGATTAGAAGAAACGCAAGTGTGAGATATTtcttaaaactaaaatatcaaataaaaaatatataaatcattGTATTAATAATGCCTATATACTGAAGCGGGTCGACCTTGACACGCATGAAATATTATAGCTTAAAACAACAATTGCGATATATTTTTCCAATTACTTTCCATTTTTGTAATACTTATGTGCTCTtaaatgttaagataaaaatattatcaCATATTCCATCCTTGTACATCTTAAACAAACTTATTTTACATAAAGAACAGCGTTCTTAGCCAGTTAGCATTGGATTTGATGAAGTGCTGTTaactttttccaatattattgtttttttgtgttgtatCCAACAAGCTGATGATTGGTAAGAGGAAGCTCAGGTTACTTCTGATGGATACTTACATTGCTAAAAATGCATGCAGCTTGTTTGGCTGCaacaaattttgacaaaattctTCCCCTAGGGTGAATAGAATCTAGTCATAGCTGTTCTACTTTTTAAGGCGACACAAGGGAGGCCCCCGTTCAGAAGAATGTCATTATAGAATTATACGTTATTTTTATCGAGTGAATTGCTGCCGTCAATCACAactgaataaaacaaaatcacttTGTTATGGCATTTTTTAGGGAAATTAAACATTAGTCTGTCATAAAAACTTTTAACGTTTTAGTGCATTTACTCATTCAATCTTTAGGATAAATGTAATCCTTTCGAGAAAGCCTACATTAAAGGAGATCAGCATTGTAATTTTTCCACCAATCAGTTCAAgtacaaactttattttcaagaaatgaCACAAGAAAACCAGGACGAAAGATACCGAACTAAACGAAATGTGCGAAGACGACCTGTATTTAAAGAAGCAGAGTTAATAAGGTAGGCAGTGGTAGTTAATCTCGTGAACGTGTTGAATTCTGTCTCAGAATCGTCAAAAGCAGAATTACGACCCGAAAGAACCAGGGTCCCTTGCCCCAAGGAAATAGTTAGTCTTTGTTTTACCTTTCTTATGAAATATCCCTTTACAAATTATAACACGTTTGCACAGTTTGTTTTAACAGAAATTTGCACATTGTTCGGTTAAGCTTATATTTAATTGCAAAAGGAGGCAACGTAGCTGCTTTGCCTTAAAAACAGAATGCCCAATTCATTACGCCTCGGACTGGTTTACTGTTTTAAGTGTAGTCGTTACAACACCACTTATTA
It includes:
- the LOC130612597 gene encoding protein mono-ADP-ribosyltransferase PARP12-like isoform X2, with amino-acid sequence MKEYQIDDDNFRTCVIIPDSSEVEIKTDATSLDVFDWLKQEGICRNFLVDKCSSEMNCHLVHPPTKSPYLWQYKKACNNEVWNNFSNEINSSIEKKYCDPSASQFVNGNLHIMFSSGISPCGTYDGYNVTVRRLSTMSAVQTAAEEAFISTEWKWYWQMNVEKWEEYKHNDKCNPFEKAYIKGDQHCNFSTNQFKYKLYFQEMTQENQDERYRTKRNVRRRPVFKEAELIRKKDEFSKRLTNVNEMTLYHGTSHTVIDQICVQNFDWRVCGKNATHFGQGSYFSNNASYSHKYSTSDASGIFYMFVAEVLVGQYAKGVSSMKRPPNLPNSNVELYDSCVNDVNNPIIFVIYERDQCYPRYLLSYRQRPYFPLPDKLMRR
- the LOC130612597 gene encoding protein mono-ADP-ribosyltransferase PARP12-like isoform X1 is translated as MKEYQIDDDNFRTCVIIPDSSEVEIKTDATSLDVFDWLKQEGICRNFLVDKCSSEMNCHLVHPPTKSPYLWQYKKACNNEVWNNFSNEINSSIEKKYCDPSASQFVNGNLHIMFSSGISPCGTYDGYNVTVRRLSTMSAVQTAAEEAFISTEWKWYWQMNVEKWEEYKHNDKCNPFEKAYIKGDQHCNFSTNQFKYKLYFQEMTQENQDERYRTKRNVRRRPVFKEAELIRKKLALSALYRTPSHWPVTFKPGQRIPLQDAAISKKLKDSFGLTMSSFQVITIEEICHSAHFAQFQIKKDEFSKRLTNVNEMTLYHGTSHTVIDQICVQNFDWRVCGKNATHFGQGSYFSNNASYSHKYSTSDASGIFYMFVAEVLVGQYAKGVSSMKRPPNLPNSNVELYDSCVNDVNNPIIFVIYERDQCYPRYLLSYRQRPYFPLPDKLMRR